Sequence from the Crassostrea angulata isolate pt1a10 chromosome 9, ASM2561291v2, whole genome shotgun sequence genome:
AACTTGACAAAGTTAGCAAGCAAACTCAATGAAATGGATACTGACATTGTTGAAGGTTTGCAAAGCCTGTTAGCTTTAGCTACAGTTATAGTTTAGCCTTAATGGGGCATACAGAGAAATTGataaatgttaaaagaaaagaaaaaagaacttCATAGACCGGATTTAGGTAGAGAGTATTACCATTTAAGTTCACCTTCTTTGCCTTTCTCAGATTTTTTATACGGTGATGTGGCAAAATCAGTAAAAGAGATTCAAGATGTGAACAGAATAAGTAATAAAGTACATGGAAAGTTTCACAGAGGAAATTTCCGAGCGGGATCATCTTTCAGAGCTCGAGGACGTCCCTATGGTAGAGGGGCAATGAGAACAAGAACCCAAAGAAGTAACAGCAGTTTGGGTCGTTGGTCAAACAACTCGAATGCCAAAGACAGTACAAAAactcaaggggggggggggggctccaaCAAATAGAGGCTGAGGTAAGTACAACATTAAACAGTGATGTTTTTTGTGCAGGaagattaaaaagattttccttTGAATGGCGAAAAATTACAGAGGATAAGatcattttagatatttttaataattgtcaTATTGAATTTGATGAAGACTTAGGTTTACCATCTCAGAGCGTGGTGCCTCATTCTGTGTTTGCAAAGtctgaaatagaaaaaaaattaaccagcaaatcaattaattttgtgaaCTTGGCATCATTTCGGAATGCCAATTTGtaaaagatcaatttttaatttttactatacCTAAAAAGAATGGAGACTTGAGAgtaattctaaatttaaaagaattaaataagTACATTCCTTACCATCATTTTAAGATGGATTTTTTTGAAAGTGCTATAAAATTAGTGACAAAAGATTGCTTTATGGCATTATTAGATCTTAAACATGCATATTATTCTGTACCAATTGCAGAAAGCCAAAGAAAATATCTAAGATTTATTTGGCTTGgaaattttttggaattttccTGCTTGCCAATGGGTATTGCCTGTGCTCCCCGACtgtttacaaaattaatgaaacccgTATATTCTACCCTAAGGGTTATGGGTCATTTAAGTGTTGGTTACATTGATGATTCTCTTCTGATAAGTGACACATTTGAAGaatgtgtaaaaaaatatatatcagatTCAAGATGTTTGATAGAAAGATTAGGATTGGTGATAAATGAAGAGAAATATGTATGTACGCCGTCTAATTGTATTACATTCCTGGGGAATGTTATGGATTCTGGAAAAAAGAATGTAACCTTAACTCAAAGTAGGACACAATTTTGGAAGAAAGTTCAAAAGTAtggaaaaaaggaaaatgtacAATTAGAATGTTGGCTAGAGTAATTGTTTAATTGTGGCAAGTTTTTCTGCTGTAGAATATGGTCCATTATTTTATAGAAGTTTAGAAATAGACAAGATTAAGGCATttaaagaaagtaattgaaattttGATGCTATGTTAAGTATCtcaaaaaaatctaaaagtGAATTGTTTTGGTAGATAGATAATGTTCACTCTCAGAAGAGAATCGTAGACCATGGAAATTCAGATATATTGATACCAACAGATGCTTCCACCGAAGGGCGGGGAGCTGTTTGTGATCAATGTAGTGCAGGAGGAAGATGGAGTCTTGATGAAATAGAGaatcatatcaattatttagaACTTCTTGCAATATTTTTagcattaaaatcattttgtatGGAATTTTCTGATATACACGTGAAGATAATGACAGACAATACATGTGCTAAAGCATATATAAATAACATGGGTGGTATAAAGTcagaaaaaatgaatatgttgtCAAGAAAGATTTGGTTTTGGTGTATGAATAGAAATATTTGGATTTCTGCCGATCATGTTCCTGGTAAGAACAATGTAGCAGATAAATTTTCTAGAGAATTTAATGATTCAGTGGAATGGTAAATTTTTGAGAGATTTTCTAATGTATTTGGAATCCCAGAATTGGATTTATTTGCATCTAGACTGAATAAACAGATATATCTATATTGCTCATGAAAACCTGATCCAGATGCAAAATTATAAatgctttttcttttaaatggaCAGGTTATTATTATGCTTTTCCTCCTTTCAGTCTAATAAGCAGAACATTACAGAAGTTGAGGACGGACCAGGCAGAGTGTTTGATGGTGGTTCCTCTGTGGCCAACTCAGTGCTAGTATCCGGTGCTAATGGACTTGTTGATAAGGATTCCGTTGATTCTTCCGCGGGGAATTCTATCCCTACCGCATTCGAGGGAGAAACATCCACTACACAAGAAACTGACTATAATAGCATGTCGCTTATTAGGGAAAATCTGGAAATGCGAAAGATTTCGCGAAAAGCTTCAGACATCATCATGGCTTCCTGGAGACCATGTACAAAACAACAATACTCAAGCTATATTCGAAAATGGATTTCGTTCACAAATAAAAGGAAAATTAGTGCAATTAAAGTTCCTGTAGACCAAGTCCTTCAGTTTATGACTGAACTGTATGACTTGGGCTTCGGATACAGtgcacttacatgtaaaactgcAAGATCTTCTTTGAGTGCGCTTGGAATTTCTTGTGATGGTTTTGTAATAGGAAAGCAGCCATTGttgataagatttttaaagcgcGTGTTTAATTTAAGGCACAGTAAACCACGTTATTCTAAGATATGGGATGTTTCTTGTGTATTGAATGTATTGAGAAAATTATCACCTTGTAAAAGATTTGTCTTTAAAATTATGTATGTTGATTGCATTAACTACTGCTGCTAGATGTCAATCCTTACATTTATTGTGTATAAATGGAATTGAGAAAAGTAGCAATGTATATAAGTTACAGTATGAAGGTCTTTTGAAGCAGGATAGACCTGGGTGTCATACAAAGTATTTAGAATTGAAAGCTTATCCACCAGATAGAAGATTATGTGTGATTACTGTATTAAAAGAATATCTGAAGAGGACAAGTATTATTAGAAAAGAttgtaaatatcttttttttttagttctgTGAAACCTCATAACAGAGTTTGCAGGGACACTCGTTCAGGGTGGCTTAAAACTTTAATGAGTaaagcaggtacatgtatagatatAAATAGGTTTTCAAGTCATAGTACTAGAAGTGCTGCTGTGTCAAAAGCAAAATATGTTTCCGTACCTATTGATGATATTTTGAAGGTTGCAGGGTGGAGTAATATTGGAACATTTGGAAAGTTTTACGATAAGAAATTGTAGAATCGCAGTTTCATTCTGCAGTATTGACTTGATATGTACTGTGCTgattatttttgtgaaaaataataaaaaattgtttgttcatAAGCGGGCTTGTGCATTATTTGCTTTAAAGTCTCATATGATTCCGGAAGTGTTGTGACGTAATTAAATTCCCCAATTAAACGAGACTTACCTTGGTAAAGGTGAAGTTTGATTGGAATTTTATTAGTCACATTAACACTGGAGGGATCAGATGCCCGCCACGTAGACTATAATACAATAGTACCCACCCTTGAGGAAGGGATGTTTTGAATTAAGATAAATGGAATTCAATTAGTATAGATTTGTGCAGAATTGGATATATTAGAAAATGCACAATCCCTTCATTTCAAGACTGACGAATCGGGCTCGAAATACGCATCTCATCTGATCCCTCCAGTCTTAATGTGACTTATAAAATTCCAATCAAACTTCACCTCTACCAACGTAAGTCTCGTTTAATTGGGGAATTCATtgacaattttgtttttgaaaatttgggttaaaataaacacagtcgtcatttaacaggaagttgacgtccgatttctacaaaaatatatcccaatatatggcatgccttaacaaacactgtttaaaaatttcaagcatctgcaataaatagctgctgaaaaatctttgccgaaaatttgtttgaaaattttggcttaatataaacaaagtcattatttaacaggaagttgacgtccgattgatacaaaaatatatcccacaatagggcatgccaaaacaaatagtgtgttaaaatttcaagcatctgcgataaatagttgctgagaattctttgacaaaaatttgtttgaacattttggttaaaaaaaaacaaagtacttatttaacaggaagttaacgtccgattggtacaaaaatatatcccacgatatagcatgcctatacaaattatgtttgaaattttcaagcatctgcaGTAAACAGTTGCTAagatttctttgacaaaaatttgtttgaacatttttgctaaaaataaaaaaaggcgtcatttaacaggaagttgacgtctgattggtacaaaaatatatcccacaatatggcatgcctatacaaatatagtgttaaaatttcaagcatctgcaagaAATAGTTGCtaagaaatctttgatgaaaacttgtgtgaaaattttggttaagcactaagcaaagtcgtcatttaacaggaagttgacgtctgattggtacaaaaatatatctcagGATATAGCATGCCTGTACTAATactgtgtaaaattttcaagcatctgcgataaatagttgatgagataaatgcgacagaaatttttgttacggacggacagacggacggacagacagacagacacaagggtaaaacagtataccccctctccttcggagcgggggtatgaAAAGGGTATGTCCAATCAAATGCGCTGCATTTTTTTTGAGAGTCTATGCCATGCATATGTCCACATGTACTTGTTCAAAATCATGAACATGTATTGAAGTTCTAACTTTTATGGACATTAAATGGGTTTGATATGCTGGATTGTATACAGTGACTGTTCTAACTGTTCTATTAATTTGAACCTACCTTAAGGATTAAAAAGGAGTTTTGATATATCGCATATGCAGATAAGGCAAGAATTAACAGAAATGTTAATATAAAGCATTAACTCGttattatgcccccccccccctttcagaCAAGGGAGGGTATACTGTGTTACTGCTGTTGGTCGGTCTGCCCACcaataattaaggtcttccgtttccaacggaagaccttatagttttcgtactgtttcttattattttttttttccaaattttgtgcacgagatttctcgaaaactgttcaaccgatttcaaccattttttcacagaagatgagacttgatgtaaacttcatacatttttaagtttttttctgtcgtcacttccggtactgatttatcggccattttgtacatttttacgacctattttgtgcagagctgatctcagaaactatcagagacatgactatgaaattttcaggataggtagtctatagtttgaagttgtgcactattatattgttttacgccagtggcgccatttctttgagctcgcctgggcacgaaaattgggtacgaatttctattcaaaattttcatacgttttgatctgtatctttttatgagttgatattttgttaagacatatataacaaaagtagtagataatcataagttctttccaacgaaataaaaacaaaggggctggcccctttattttggggccaagacactcgtaaactctattacaaataacttaaaaacaataaaaatgttgttatgcattatagaagcaaagttgttgatcgtaacaatatctatcagaaaaaatcattgccacgcccatttattacgtaattaaggattttctAGGGGCCAAAGtaattaaactttgatgcaatatatctagaaaaggagacatattttgtaaagcattgtagaagagaaaatgtttgcattgatgattcgcatcgattccatcaatcaaaataccAATCTCTGTCTCCAttagggatctagagggctggccccataactattcaaacatttgtatctcaaaaatgataaacaattttaaatagatgtacaaacaaaaaatgttaaaatttgtgagacctttcgattgagaaaaaggggctggccccttaaattaggggccaagacactcgtaaactctattacagataacgtaaaaataataaagattttgtaatgcattatagaagcaaagttgttgaccataacaatatctatcaagaaaaatcattgatacgcccatttattacgtaattagggatttttaggggccaaagtacttaaaatttgacgcaatatatatagagaaggagacatattttgctAAGCAtagtagaaaagaaaatgcttgcattgacGATTGtcatcgattccatcaatcaaaatattaatctCTGTCCCcgttaaggatctagagggctggcccctaaaatattcaaacatttgtatctcaaaaatgataaacaattttaaatagatgtaagaacaaaaaatgttagaatttgtaagacctttcgattgaattcaagaaaaaggggctggccccttaaattaggggccaagacactcgtaaactctattacagataacttaaaaataaaaaaaagattttataatgcattttaGAAGCAAAGttattgatcgtaacaatatctctcggaaaaaatcattgccacgcccatttattacgtaattagggatttttaggggccaaagtacttaaatttgcacgcaatatatctagaaaaggagacaaattttgttaagcattgtagaagagaaaatgtttgcattgatgattctaatcgattccattaatcaaaacaccaatgtctgtccccattaaggatctagagggctggcccctaaaatattcaattatttgtatctcaaaaatgaagaaCAATTTTAGGTggttgtaagaacaaaaaatgttagtattcgctggaccttttgaatgaactctagggaaaggggctggccccttaaattaggggccaagagactcgtaaagtctgttacaaataccttaaaaacgatcaagattttgtactgcattatagaagcaaagttgttgatcgtaacaatattagtttgtaaaactcatttcaaaacccattgatgacgtaattagggattttaggggtcTTAAATCTTACAtttttaatgtgctgtatgagaaaaagcaaaactctttgttaagcattttaaaggataaagacaatcgtatacattttctgaaagggagtggtttAGGGgaattctaaaatttcattgatatttcaatgctatcgtttaaaaattgaacggaagacctactcgttactcgtaacgagatcgtatatagtttcctttaatttttttatgcagaGGTTGTACCTTTTGGTATGAAATTTATCATAGTAACATGTGACGCGTAATGAGACTTTGGGTCCAAATGCGGCATTTGCAAAACAACGAATTGACGTCATAAACATCGCACGTTTTTAACAAGCCGCCGAttgtttacccccccccccccccccaaaaaaaaaaattaattttttcgccggaaaagaaacaaattgttaaaattataaatagtaTGCTGTTTCTAAATTTTAGCCATGCGAAATAAAACCATTGCATATCCAGATGTAATTAATGCCTTTTTAGACCGCATTATATTGCTTAAATACAATGAAATGAAAGCGAAAGTAGCTGTCAATGTTATCTCCCTTTTCATAAACGTAACTTCCGCTGTCAATGTAAACTATCTTCAGCTCGTTATTTTGCCCATCGTGAAATGTGTTTGTAATGTCATCATGAGTCAAAGCAGCGTGTTTTCGAGTGCCAGTACGATCCCCCAATCAATTATAGACCAGGACGACGATTTTAACGACGAACTGTGGCATGTGAATGATTTGTTTTTCTGAAATGTGGAATTAAATGTCGGCGCCGAGTGCTCACCTGTAACTAGTGTTTCTGATAAAAGTGACTGTGATAGTGAAGATGTGTGTAATGATCTGAATAACAACGATAATAATCACTTTGAAATTTCTGATCATGACAAAAGAGAGGCACAGTGTGTGCATGATTTCTATGGAAACACGTGTGGATGCAGTAGACTCTATGATAAGCCATGTAGCTCCGTTGTTGACAGAAATGTGCTGAATGATTACAGATATATGTGTTTAGAGACAGACAAATCAGAACTTGATATGCTGATAAAGGTGCAGCTCTTCCATCATAGGAATAATTCTTCAGAAACATCTGCCAAGAAACACAAGACAAAGGAAAGGGAAAGGGTGAGAAAAGTTTATCATTTTCATGGAATCAAGGTGTGTAGAGAGACATTTGCTTTTGCCCATGGGATAAGTAGGAAAACAATTGATTCCATTGCTAGATCCCTTGATCAAGATGGTTTTAGTACTAgaattcattttcttcttagTTATGCCAACAAATATGGACTTCCCTACCTGGCAGGCTACCAAATTTCAGAAATGAGAAAACTATTTTACTGCCCTCTGACAAAACCAAAGCAGAAGTTCACCATGAATATTTGACACTTGCTGATGAGATGTCATTTAGAAAGATTATAATGTTTATCTCAATTCAAAACAGTATGGCTTGAGCAGTGCCCCCATATTTTGATCATGAAGCCTGCCACAGACCTCTGTCACACTTGCCAGTCCTTTTCGTCAACTGTTTTATGCAGCGGAAATTTGAACGAAGAGGAAAAAGaggatattttatcaaattatcaagAGCACGTTGGACATGTCAAAGAACAGAGTGACCATTACAGGGATCAGTGTGCTGAGGCCAAATCAACATTTGCCCAACTCGCTCCAGAGCAAAAAATAAGAGGTATTGCATATTCATTCTAAAGTAGGATCATGCATAATGAAATGTATGTGTGAAATCCCTAAatcatatttgtaaaatatacacaTGAATTATTAAGAATTAGTCAATATCACTATGTATGtataatgataatttaaattaaaaatatatttaactaaAATATAAGCTATATATAATTACAATGATTAATGTTGAAGTGTAATATGTTCATTTAAACTCTACAAATAAATTAactcaattttttatatttgttattgaAACATTGCCCAATGAGTTTAGTTCTgcaaaaaaataagttttaatattGTGTTTCTTTTTCTTAGGCCAGCCACCCTGCACATTGCAGTCTGAGTTTCATTATAGCTTTGACTATGCACAACAAGTGCATTATCCTCACTATGCACAACAAGTTAAgccattgttttttaaaacacctAG
This genomic interval carries:
- the LOC128163903 gene encoding uncharacterized protein LOC128163903 — encoded protein: MKPATDLCHTCQSFSSTVLCSGNLNEEEKEDILSNYQEHVGHVKEQSDHYRDQCAEAKSTFAQLAPEQKIRGQPPCTLQSEFHYSFDYAQQVHYPHYAQQVKPLFFKTPRKCQCFGICWEGSGTQIFYLVDEAQHSKNTVTSMLHHHFMYHGLG